A window of the Nitrosopumilus ureiphilus genome harbors these coding sequences:
- a CDS encoding electron transfer flavoprotein subunit alpha/FixB family protein, with amino-acid sequence MAEKYRHLYVVIEHEDGEFLPVSLEMVGEARRLMDSFNTKYSSNEKVVAVILGHNVQDLSKQLIEYGADAVVYADNPELKDVRNTIYTKVIGQIVQDTKSLGEIEPEYASDIKRPRYMFFAADSIGRHLSSTTLVELESGLASDINKLVIEDIEMSHQQKTGGTKETYAKTLEMYRPDFSGFLWTTILCLDNRNPAFKRDYHPQSCSIIPGVFEPLKRDSLREGKIIEFTPTIDPQDLKVKVLGREIIKSEVDFETPRTIVSFGRGIKDDPEQNIKLIENLAKELNAEIGVTLPMSKKPYQISQALDSKYMIPARVIGTSGHKTSAMLYVAAGVSGAMQHVMGMKDSGFVVGINPDEDAPIKNECDVFIKGRMEDVIPLLIEEIKKQIQIVEVQ; translated from the coding sequence ATGGCAGAAAAATATCGACACTTGTATGTTGTAATTGAGCACGAAGATGGAGAATTTCTTCCAGTAAGTCTTGAGATGGTTGGGGAGGCAAGACGATTAATGGATAGTTTTAACACAAAATATTCTTCAAATGAAAAAGTAGTTGCAGTGATTTTAGGACATAATGTCCAAGATCTCTCAAAACAATTAATCGAATATGGGGCAGATGCTGTAGTCTACGCTGATAATCCTGAACTAAAAGACGTAAGAAATACAATTTACACTAAAGTAATTGGCCAAATTGTCCAAGATACAAAATCACTAGGGGAAATAGAGCCTGAATATGCAAGTGACATAAAAAGACCCAGATACATGTTCTTTGCAGCAGACAGTATAGGAAGACATCTGTCTTCAACCACATTAGTAGAATTAGAATCAGGATTAGCATCGGACATCAACAAACTTGTAATTGAAGACATTGAGATGTCGCATCAACAAAAAACAGGTGGGACAAAAGAGACATATGCCAAAACATTAGAAATGTATCGACCTGATTTCTCAGGTTTTTTGTGGACTACAATTCTTTGTCTTGATAATAGAAATCCTGCTTTTAAGAGAGATTACCATCCGCAGTCTTGTAGTATAATTCCTGGAGTCTTTGAGCCATTAAAACGAGATTCTTTGCGAGAAGGAAAAATCATAGAGTTTACTCCAACTATTGACCCTCAAGATCTCAAAGTAAAAGTACTTGGTCGTGAAATAATAAAAAGTGAAGTTGATTTTGAAACTCCAAGAACTATTGTTAGTTTTGGCCGAGGAATAAAAGATGATCCAGAACAAAATATCAAACTAATAGAAAATCTAGCAAAGGAATTGAATGCAGAGATTGGAGTTACACTACCAATGTCGAAAAAACCATACCAAATCAGTCAAGCATTAGATTCTAAATATATGATTCCAGCTAGAGTGATAGGAACTAGTGGACACAAAACTAGTGCAATGTTGTATGTTGCTGCAGGAGTTAGTGGTGCGATGCAACATGTTATGGGAATGAAAGATTCAGGATTTGTTGTAGGGATTAATCCTGATGAGGATGCACCAATAAAAAATGAATGTGATGTTTTCATTAAAGGACGAATGGAGGATGTGATTCCTTTACTGATTGAAGAAATTAAAAAACAGATACAAATTGTTGAGGTACAGTAA
- a CDS encoding electron transfer flavoprotein subunit beta/FixA family protein: MGGLNIAVIIKLEPDFSEGNVSYNPDGTLNRAETKNTLGPHSAIAAHAAFFGRVMYDAEISIGTMGPPIADLALQQAQQISDAEELCLYSDRLFAGADTLGTAEVLRVGIEKMQEKMDIVFSGHRASDGETGQTGPQTAWKLGFTFLGNVISYSVDLETRMVRAKRLISLQGFPSVIEEVEAPLPVFISIDPTYKSNYNTVSQRLAFQKYQKEATQRAENYKDYFKIFNAKELGVDETLVGLPGSPTIVYKVERVPKSTATRSAEVIDGSDPEQIRKVVSKMKEALAAMVIK, encoded by the coding sequence ATGGGTGGGCTAAATATTGCTGTAATTATAAAACTAGAACCTGATTTTTCAGAGGGTAATGTTAGCTATAATCCAGATGGCACTCTAAATCGAGCTGAGACCAAAAATACTTTGGGTCCACATAGTGCAATAGCTGCCCATGCTGCATTTTTTGGTAGAGTAATGTATGATGCCGAAATCTCGATTGGAACAATGGGACCACCAATAGCAGATCTTGCACTTCAACAAGCTCAACAAATTTCTGATGCAGAGGAACTTTGCCTGTATAGTGATAGACTATTTGCAGGAGCTGATACTTTGGGAACTGCAGAAGTTTTGCGAGTTGGAATTGAAAAGATGCAAGAAAAAATGGATATTGTATTTTCAGGACACAGAGCATCTGATGGTGAAACTGGACAGACAGGACCTCAAACTGCATGGAAATTAGGATTTACATTTCTTGGCAATGTGATTAGTTATAGTGTAGATTTGGAGACTAGAATGGTTCGTGCAAAACGTCTGATTAGTTTACAAGGTTTTCCTAGTGTAATTGAAGAAGTTGAAGCACCATTACCAGTATTCATCTCTATTGATCCTACATACAAATCAAATTACAATACTGTTTCACAAAGATTAGCATTTCAAAAATACCAAAAAGAAGCTACACAACGTGCAGAAAATTACAAAGATTATTTTAAAATATTTAATGCAAAAGAACTTGGTGTTGATGAAACTCTTGTTGGTCTTCCTGGCTCTCCAACCATAGTGTATAAGGTTGAACGAGTTCCCAAATCCACTGCTACAAGAAGTGCTGAAGTAATTGATGGCTCTGATCCTGAACAAATCCGTAAAGTTGTTTCAAAAATGAAAGAAGCATTAGCAGCTATGGTGATAAAGTAA
- a CDS encoding CbtA family protein: MNTLIFLAIVLVSGALAGTIHGMANLAIVEPYLDQAIGIENQNLFASGEEEDTPQFWVEYDGYRDWQKGGQVLAGAILGTSMGALFGIVYALSRNSLPGRNDLKKTFTLAAIMWLSIYFIPFLKYPANPPTVGDPETVVLRAILYLSFIAISGFGVVGFYQLYKRLKSNSKVLAFAGYAVFIGIAFALMPQNPDEITAPMELVNGFRAMSVIAVSVFWVSIAVILGIFWHKFRPDSQISETVKRN; encoded by the coding sequence ATGAACACATTGATCTTTTTAGCAATTGTTTTGGTTTCTGGTGCCTTAGCAGGAACCATTCATGGAATGGCAAACCTTGCCATAGTGGAGCCATATCTTGATCAAGCCATTGGAATTGAAAATCAAAATCTATTTGCATCAGGTGAAGAAGAAGACACTCCACAATTTTGGGTAGAATATGATGGTTATCGTGATTGGCAAAAAGGCGGACAGGTTTTAGCTGGTGCAATATTAGGAACATCGATGGGGGCATTGTTTGGAATAGTTTACGCACTCTCTAGAAATTCATTACCTGGAAGAAATGATCTAAAAAAGACTTTTACACTTGCTGCAATAATGTGGTTGTCTATCTACTTTATTCCATTTTTGAAATACCCTGCAAACCCTCCAACTGTTGGAGATCCTGAAACTGTAGTGTTAAGGGCAATACTGTATCTATCCTTTATTGCAATTTCTGGATTTGGAGTAGTTGGATTTTATCAACTATACAAACGTCTCAAATCAAATTCCAAAGTTTTGGCCTTTGCAGGTTATGCCGTTTTTATTGGAATCGCATTTGCATTAATGCCTCAAAACCCTGATGAGATAACTGCTCCGATGGAATTGGTAAATGGATTTCGAGCAATGTCAGTTATTGCAGTTAGTGTTTTTTGGGTATCTATAGCTGTCATTTTAGGAATATTTTGGCATAAATTTAGACCGGATTCTCAGATTTCTGAAACGGTCAAAAGAAACTAA
- a CDS encoding CbtB domain-containing protein encodes MLSQSKEIAVSKSSIPIFAIVFLAAIFVFGLFFVGYDQGHIFSIVLGEQAFEDLYIHELTHDMRHAAGFPCH; translated from the coding sequence ATGTTGTCACAATCAAAAGAGATTGCAGTTTCAAAATCATCAATCCCAATTTTTGCAATAGTATTTTTGGCAGCAATTTTTGTATTCGGATTATTTTTTGTAGGTTATGATCAGGGGCATATCTTCAGTATTGTTTTAGGTGAACAAGCATTTGAAGATCTTTACATTCATGAACTAACTCATGATATGCGACATGCAGCAGGATTTCCTTGCCATTAA
- a CDS encoding FAD-dependent monooxygenase, with the protein MEKYDVAIIGGGSAGLAALKHLSHLGKQAILLEAGSKIGSKNLSGGILYSKKPKKGQITNVEQLYENFLDDAPIERKITKYILHSTSQDKVYSMDLTAAHDYQANFGCSVLLSKLNSWFAKQAEESATKLGGGIIPGVHVKSITWNEQTGTSIIQTDELDEFEVKAIIAADGVNSEVAEMVGARKKFTPEQLYQGVKVIVKLPEDIINKRFGVSSDEGAAHLFAGDVTLNHIGGGFLYTNNDTLSVGAVYHFDSQLTNPTTPYDLIDALLKNPMVSEFIKDKVPIKPEIDKSLPQEEQLRIRFAVAKLIKNWYEIREASLSSDGRNNLISSGKYKTVEDIEKRVSAIEEQLTEKFGLTFGDDYLEDEYGAKLVPDGKRCRVKKPFFKNILFIGDAAGRGVFVGPRIEGLNVGIDDGIRAANAVAQALDKNDFSENSMGQHYSKSGDESPFTTDMKQIDKDYLKIFLDAAKDVPKDIIGSRYGPILKMMSSGTMRGIAVKFANILGYDKLLPMIESEDTYVKVPIQLAERLGKTVSSSYSPSTPSIADRIANLNYNDDGLAHIKVLNPTSEYMKKMVILCPAKCYSEEGGKVIIQHEGCVDCGTCSQETEWRHPRGEKGIHYKYG; encoded by the coding sequence TTGGAAAAATATGATGTAGCAATAATTGGTGGAGGCTCTGCAGGTCTTGCTGCTCTAAAACATCTCTCGCATCTTGGAAAACAGGCCATTCTTCTAGAGGCAGGCTCAAAAATAGGCTCAAAGAATCTATCTGGAGGTATTCTTTATTCTAAAAAGCCCAAAAAAGGGCAAATAACAAATGTAGAGCAATTATACGAAAATTTCCTTGATGATGCACCCATTGAGAGAAAAATTACAAAATACATCCTACATTCAACATCTCAAGACAAAGTCTACTCCATGGATCTCACTGCAGCTCATGACTATCAAGCAAATTTTGGATGTTCAGTTTTATTGAGTAAACTCAATTCTTGGTTTGCAAAACAAGCAGAAGAGTCTGCTACAAAACTTGGTGGTGGAATTATTCCTGGCGTTCACGTAAAATCAATTACATGGAATGAGCAAACTGGTACATCAATTATTCAAACTGATGAACTAGATGAGTTTGAAGTCAAGGCAATAATTGCAGCAGATGGAGTAAACTCTGAAGTTGCAGAGATGGTTGGTGCTAGAAAAAAATTCACGCCAGAACAGCTATACCAAGGAGTCAAAGTTATAGTAAAATTGCCTGAGGACATTATCAACAAAAGATTTGGAGTGTCTTCAGATGAAGGTGCAGCACATCTTTTTGCAGGAGATGTTACTCTAAATCATATTGGTGGAGGATTTCTTTATACAAATAATGATACTCTATCAGTAGGGGCTGTCTATCATTTTGATTCACAACTAACAAACCCAACAACACCATACGACTTGATTGATGCTTTGCTGAAAAATCCCATGGTTAGTGAATTCATCAAGGATAAGGTTCCAATTAAACCGGAGATTGATAAAAGTCTCCCACAAGAAGAGCAGCTTAGAATTCGTTTCGCAGTTGCAAAATTAATTAAAAATTGGTATGAGATTAGAGAAGCATCTCTATCTTCTGATGGACGAAATAATTTGATTAGTTCAGGTAAATACAAAACAGTTGAAGACATTGAGAAAAGAGTATCTGCAATTGAAGAACAATTGACTGAGAAATTTGGTCTTACTTTTGGAGATGACTATCTTGAGGATGAATATGGCGCAAAGTTAGTTCCAGATGGAAAGAGATGTAGAGTGAAAAAACCGTTCTTTAAGAATATCTTATTTATTGGGGATGCAGCAGGAAGAGGTGTTTTTGTTGGTCCTAGAATTGAGGGTCTTAATGTTGGAATTGATGATGGTATAAGAGCTGCCAATGCAGTGGCACAGGCTCTTGATAAAAATGACTTTTCTGAGAACAGTATGGGGCAACATTATTCAAAATCAGGAGACGAGAGTCCATTTACTACTGATATGAAACAAATTGACAAGGATTATCTGAAGATCTTCCTTGATGCTGCAAAAGATGTGCCAAAAGACATTATCGGTTCTCGTTATGGGCCGATTTTAAAAATGATGTCTAGTGGAACGATGCGTGGTATTGCTGTAAAGTTTGCAAATATCCTTGGATATGATAAACTACTACCAATGATTGAATCAGAAGATACCTATGTCAAAGTACCAATTCAGTTGGCAGAAAGATTGGGCAAAACAGTTTCATCTTCTTATTCTCCTAGCACCCCGTCTATTGCAGACAGAATTGCAAACTTGAATTACAATGATGATGGTCTTGCACACATTAAGGTTCTAAATCCTACAAGTGAATACATGAAAAAAATGGTAATTCTATGTCCTGCAAAATGTTACAGTGAAGAAGGAGGAAAAGTCATAATTCAGCATGAAGGATGTGTGGATTGTGGAACATGTTCGCAAGAAACAGAGTGGAGACATCCCCGTGGTGAAAAAGGAATTCATTACAAATACGGATAA